From Solibacillus sp. FSL W7-1464:
TCATATAGTCGAACAAAGCGGTACCAACTCCTTTACCGCGACTTTTACTTTGTACACCGACAGCAATTTGTGCGCGGTGAGAAGTGCGGGATAACGTTTCCGTTTTTAATAGAAGATAACCTGAAATTTCATCCTCATGCTCTGCGATAAAGAAACCCGATGTTGGGGATTGATTTATGGAAGTGATCAACTTGCTTAAAGAAGCGGGTGCCATGTTTCTTTCACCCGGTGCAAAGAGCATAAATCCGGACTGTTCCGCATCTTTCATCACCGCAAGTATTTGTGGTGTATCACTTTCATCCGCTTTTCTGATAATAATTTTTTCGCCGACTGTGTTCATCGAATTCACCTCATTCTTATTGTAATAA
This genomic window contains:
- a CDS encoding GNAT family N-acetyltransferase — translated: MNTVGEKIIIRKADESDTPQILAVMKDAEQSGFMLFAPGERNMAPASLSKLITSINQSPTSGFFIAEHEDEISGYLLLKTETLSRTSHRAQIAVGVQSKSRGKGVGTALFDYMIQRAKETQLHRLELTVIEHNEQAVHLYKKMGFEVEGVKRDSLLVDGHFVNELYMSLLL